AATACACTGGGGAAATAGAACCTTTTTTCCTTCTAATTTGTTTCCGTTATAATAACCTTAGGTGTTGTTTGTAACTTTGGGAGGTACGTGCGTTTCAGGCAGCACGCTGGTGTTGTCATGTCGGTGTTACTTTTGAAATAGAAATGGCTCTCATAGCCTTTGCTTACTGTAAATGAACTGCTGAAGGCTTGACGTCTGTGCTGCTGTTCTAGGTCCGGCAAGATCTGAATGTGGCCATTGCGGAATTTACTGAAttgaagcagcagctggagcgAGACTCGTTGGTTCTGAGTGTGCTGAAACAGCTGCAAGAGGTGAGGAAGGAGGCTGGGAAAATGGCTTCAGATCGCAAAGTGTTTCTGTATTTTGTTCCACTGACCTCTTCCTGGGTCTCCATCGTGAATAAATAATCATGACTCTTCTATCTCTATTCatatcatgtttttaaaaagagctctgtAATCTGAAACTTGTTTGTGTGTGATTaccgaatcatagaaatgtaggactggaagggacctcagtaggtcatctcatccagttccctgcactgaggcagggccaagtattatctagaccatcccagataggtgtttgtccaatctgttcttaaaaacactcCAATGATTCCACAATCTTCCTAGGATAAAAAACAGCTCATTTCTCTGATGTGAATGCAAATATTTCTATTGATCTCTGGTTACACAGAGCTTCAGAGATGACCATCGACCTCCATTTACATTCTTTACACAAACCAACCTCCTGTAACAGGATTTTATTCTTGCTTCCAAATTAGCAACAGTATTCACCCTTGTGATCTGAGAGAATCTCCCATCCCAGAGCATGGAACTGATTCAGCTTTTTGTCTGTTCTTTAAACAGAGCCACTAGGAGCAAAGCAAGGGACAGGCTGAAGGAGCAGAGCTATCCCCAGGGTGACATGCCAAGCAAAGAAGAGTCCAGGACAAATGTATCCCCACTAGGGAGCTTTGTCCCAGTTAATATGTAGTTACAGTGGATCGGCATGAGTTGAAAAGACGGAGGGAGCCGTCAAACCTGCCTGTTGCCAAGGCCTCTAAGGAGGCATCTCCAGCAGCCCAGGTGTGTTCTCTGGTGTAGCGTGAGGGGCAGCCTCTCTGCTTTTGCCTGTTGCAGCTGATCCATATTAAACAACTAGTGTTTGGGCAAAGGCTGCTACAGTCCTCCTGCTCTCGTGCAATGGATTAGCCCCATGCTTGGGCTGTGCGTAAGGGCCGTTCAAATCTCCCCTCGGCTTGTGTTAAGAAGGACTTTGGATGGATGTCAAATGGAATCTTCCTGCGCGTCCCCTGAGCTATGGGGGGTTTCAGCTCTCTTGCCAgtggaagttgttccactttaattaaatgctGTTTAGGCCAGCACCTTGCTTAGAGCCTCTcggtagcccagtggttaggctaTGGGCTTGGCTTATGAGAGATGGGGGTTCAAGTCTGCCGTGGTCCCTGTGCCCTCCACTTTGGGGAATAGGGATGGGCTTGCTCTCCTCTTGccagttgaagctgttccactttagttAAATGTGCTCTGGGCCAGCCTCACGGCAACCCTCACTctcttgtccagtggttaggatactcgcctgggttgtgggagatcctggttcaaatcccccaGCTGCTTGTTCGGCAGAGATTTGCACAGGGATTTCCTGCCTCCTCGGCGACCGTCCTTTGCGGTGGGCCATCCTTGTCCGAACCCCCTCTCTTGCTCAAGAGGCCATTGTCTTCTTGGGCCGGAGAGGGGATTCGGACAGGGATCGCTCACCAGTGACTCTCCCCAGGAGGTGGCGGCCCCCAGTTCACACCCCTCAAAAGAGCAGGGGAGTGCCCTGGGGTCTGCCACAACCTGGGCGTGTATCCTGATCATGGTGGACAAGAGAGAGAGGGGGTTTTACTGCTCAGCAGCAAAGCCCCTTTAATGAAAAGAGCAAGAGGCCCTGTGACAGGCCTCTTGCTCAGCTAGGAGGGGGTATCCTCTCCCACCTCAGAGGCCCTCCTGTCccacagagcagggatttgaaccagggtcACTCACAATCCAAGCGAGCACTCTAACCCCCGTACCATAGAGGGACTTGAAAGGTTACCTTTCTCCGGTTAATATATAGTTAAAGTGGACCGCTTGAGCGGTAAGAGATTGAGACGCCCATCTcatggaagggatttgaaccagcacATCTTTGTTTCTTGGGTGAGTACCCAAACCACAGGACTATAGCAGGACTCACACACAGTGGCTGGCCCAATTCTCATGTAATAGTTACTGAATGTGGCCTACCTTCAACAGAAAGGACTGAGGGAGACCCCACAGCCCACTACCTCCTAGCCAGGCACTTAGGCCATTCGGTTGAGAGGTAGGCCATCAACCTGCAAATCCCTTCTCAGGGAGCATAAAGGGGATTTGAACCGGCCTCTGCCCTTTTCTAAAGGCAAGCAGCCAAACCACTGGACCACAGAGGGATACACAGTGTAGGTGTGGCCCAGTGACTATTTAATTACCTAATGACATTGGCCCACCTTCAATAGGAAACACTAAGGGAGCCAGCACATTGGAATACCTCCTAGCCCAGCACTTAGAGCATTCACTTGCCAGGTAAGAGATCAAGGTTCAAATCccgtctcagccagcataaaggggGTTTGAACCCCAGCCTCCCACATGCTGGGCATACAGCCCAACCACTAGACCACTCTGGGCtgcttgggtgtgtgtgtgttggcccAATGAATATGTAATGAAAGTGCAGCAGCTTCAACAGAAAAGAGCAAGGGAGCCCCAGGGGCAGAATACTGCCTAGCCCAGCACTTAGGCCATTCGCTTGACAGGTAAAAGATCAAGGTTCAAATCccgtctcagccagcataaaggggATTTGAACCCTAACCTTCCACAAGCTGACCACAACCCcaaaccactaggccacacagggCTAGTTGCTAGATTTGCAACCCAATGAATATGTAATGAAAGTGGAACAACTGCAGCAGAAAAATTAGATGCTATCATCACCAGGCTCCAACTAGAATCCCTCTTAGTTCAGCAGCTGCATGTTCACCTTGAAGACAGGAGATGACTCTTCAAGTCCTTTCTCAGCaagctgaggaaggagttgaaccTGCATCATCCACATGCTGGGTAAGTACCTAAGCCACTGGACTACAGAGGGATTCATAGCAAGGGTTTTTCCCAATTGCTCTTTAATGAAAGTGGCACAGCCTCCAGCGCTCTAGCTGTATAACCAGGACACATAcatgggctgctgctgcagcaggtcgctcttcccacacacccctttcGGGGGGTGGCAGAAAGGGTGATTTGAACCAGCAGGTCTCACAGCCCCCAGGAGGAGCCCAACCACTGGATTAGAGAGGGAGCCTCGCGTTTCACCTCACCTCACCCCAGtgctatttaaataaaatggaacagcttcaacaggcacCATTGAGCAGCCCAGGACCCAATGATTGGGGCACTGCCCGCGCGGTAGGTGAGgcctcttcaaatcccttctcagcaGGCAAGGGGGAAATTAAGACCGTAAGAATGGCCACAATCAAAGGTGAggaccctaaccactaggctgaaGGTTACATGATAGGCCTCAGTCTCACTCCCACTCTCTCTTCAGCTGTTTGGTGGGGCATTCGCAGGTACCGAACAAGCTCAAAAGAAACGGTTTAGTCCCCTGAGGGGTTCCTGGCCGTGGCTGGCAAGCAGCATTCGGTACCGGGGACGGGTAGACGCTGGTTCAATTTCCTTCTCCCTGCCCGATGAGACGGGATTTGAATAGGGCTCTGCATTGTTGCAAGTGTGAGCCCCAGTCAGGTCCGTAAGGGATAGTCGGCGCTGGGTTGCTCTTTGTAGCAGCTTGAGGCTGTGCCACTTTCATTAAAGAGCAGTTGGGCAAAAGAGTTATTATCAATCCCTTTGTAGTCCAGTGGCTCCCTCAGGAAGAGAGGCGAGTGGGCGAGACAGCTCATTGGCTCGGAcgcagtctggccattcttacgGTCTTAATTTCCCCCTTGCCtgctgagaagggatttgaagaggcCTCACCTACCGCGCGGGCAGTGCCCCAATCATTGGTTCCTGGGCTGCTCAATGgtgcctgttgaagctgttccattttatttaaatagcaCTGGGGTGAGGTGAGGTGAAACGCGAGGCTCCCTCTCTAATCCAGTGGTTGGGCTCCTCCTGGGGGCTGTGAGACCTGCTGGTTCAAATCACCCTTTCTGCCACCCCCCgaaaggggtgtgtgggaagagcgacctgctgcagcagcagcccatgTATGTGTCCTGGTTATACAGCTAGAGCGCTGGAGGCTGTGCCACTTTCATTAAAGAGCAATTGGGAAAAACCCTTGCTATGAATCCCTCTGTAGTCCAGTGGCTTGGGTAGTTACCCAGCATGTGGATGATGCAggttcaactccttcctcagcttGTTGAGAAAGGACTTGAAGAGTCATCTCCTGTCTTCAAGGTGAACATGCAGCTGCTGGACTAAGAGGGGTTCTAGTTGGAGCCTGGTGATGATAGCATCTAATTTTTCTGCTGCAGTTGTTCCACTTTCATTACATATTCATTGGGTCGCAAGTCTAGCAACTAGctctgtgtggcctagtggtttgGGGTTGTGGTCAGCTTGCAGGAGGTTAGGGTTCAAATcccctttatgctggctgagacggGATTTGAACCTTGATCTTTTACCTGTCAAGCGAATGGCCTAAGTGCTGGGCTAGGCAGTATTCTGCCCCTGGGGCTCCCTTGCTCTTTTCTGTTGAAGCTGCTGCACTTTCATTACATATTCATTgggccaacacacacacacaagcagcccAGAGTGGTCTAGTGGTTGGGCTGTATACCCAGCATGTGGGAGGCTGGGGTTCAAACcccctttatgctggctgagacggGATTTGAACCTTGATCTCTTACCTGGCAAGTGAATGCTCTAAGTGCTGGGCTAGGAGGTATTCCAATGTGCTGGCTCCCTTAGTGTTTCCTATTGAAGGTGGGCCAATGTCATTAGGTAATTAAATAGTCACTGGGCCACACCTACACTGTGTATCCCTCTGTGGTCCAGTGGTTTGGCTGCTTGCCTTTAGAAAAGGGCAGAGGCCGGTTCAAATCCCCTTTATGCTCCCTGAGAAGGGATTTGCAGGTTGATGGCCTACCTCTCAACCGAATGGCCTAAGTGCCTGGCTAGGAGGTAGTGGGCTGTGGGGTCTCCCTCAGTCCTTTCTGTTGAAGGTAGGCCACATTCAGTAACTATTACATGAGAATTGGGCCAGCCACTGTGTGTGAGTCCTGCTATAGTCCTGTGGTTTGGGTACTCACCCAAGAAACAAAGATgtgctggttcaaatcccttccatgAGATGGGCGTCTCAATCTCTTACCGCTCAAGCGGTCCACTTTAACTATATATTAACCGGAGAAAGGTAACCTTTCAAGTCCCTCTATGGTACGGGGGTTAGAGTGCTCGCTTGGATTGTGAGTgaccctggttcaaatccctgctctgtggGACAGGAGGGCCTCTGAGGTGGGAGAGGATACCCCCTCCTAGCTGAGCAAGAGGCCTGTCACAGGGCCTCTTGCTCTTTTCATTAAAGGGGCTTTGCTGCTGAGCAGTAAAACCCCCTCTCTCTCTTGTCCACCATGATCAGGATACACGCCCAGGTTGTGGCAGACCCCAGGGCACTCCCCTGCTCTTTTGAGGGGTGTGAACTGGGGGCCGCCACCTCCTGGGGAGAGTCACTGGTGAGCGATCCCTGTCCGAATCCCCTCTCCGGCCCAAGAAGACAATGGCCTCTTGAGCAAGAGAGGGGGTTCGGACAAGGATGGCCCACCGCAAAGGACGGTCGCCGAGGAGGCAGGAAATCCCTGTGCAAATCTCTGCCGAACAAGCAGCtgggggatttgaaccaggatctcccacaacccaggcgagtatcctaaccactggacaagagAGTGAGGGTTGCCGTGAGGCTGGCCCAGAGCACATTTaactaaagtggaacagcttcaactggCAAGAGGAGAGCAAGCCCATCCCTATTCCCCAAAGTGGAGGGCACAGGGACCACGGCAGACTTGAACCCCCATCTCTCATAAGCCAAGCCCAtagcctaaccactgggctaccgAGAGGCTCTAAGCAAGGTGCTGGCCTAAACagcatttaattaaagtggaacaacttccacTGGCAAGAGAGCTGAAACCCCCCATAGCTCAGGGGACGCGCAGGAAGATTCCATTTGACATCCATCCAAAGTCCTTCTTAACACAAGCCGAGGGGAGATTTGAACGGCCCTTACGCACAGCCCAAGCATGGGGCTAATCCATTGCACGAGAGCAGGAGGACTGTAGCAGCCTTTGCCCAAACACTAGTTGTTTAATATGGATCAGCTGCAACAGGCAAAAGCAGAGAGGCTGCCCCTCACGCTACACCAGAGAACACACCTGGGCTGCTGGAGATGCCTCCTTAGAGGCCTTGGCAACAGGCAGGTTTGACGGCTCCCTCCGTCTTTTCAACTCATGCCGATCCACTGTAACTACATATTAACTGGGACAAAGCTCCCTAGTGGGGATACATTTGTCCTGGACTCTTCTTTGCTTGGCATGTCACCCTGGGGATAGCTCTGCTCCTTCAGCCTGTCCCTTGCTTTGCTCCTAGTGGCTCTGTTTAAAGAACAGACAAAAAGCTGAATCAGTTCCATGCTCTGGGATGGGAGATTCTCTCAGATCACAAGGGTGAATACTGTTGCTAATTTGGAAGCAAGAATAAAATCCTGTTACAGGAGGTTGGTTTGTGTAAAGAATGTAAATGGAGGTCGATGGTCATCTCTGAAGCTCTGTGTAACCAGAGATCAATAGAAATATTTGCATTCACATCAGAGAAATGAGCTGTTTTTTATCCTAGGAAGATTGTGGAATCATTGgagtgtttttaagaacagattggacaaacacctatctgggatggtctagataatacttggccctgcctcagtgcagggaactggatgagatgacctactgaggtcccttccagtcctacatttctatgattcggtAATCACACACAAACAAGTTTCAGATTacagagctctttttaaaaacatgatatGAATAGAGATAGAAGAGTCATGATTATTTATTCACGATGGAGACCCAGGAAGAGGTCAGTGGAACAAAATACAGAAACACTTTGCGATCTGAAGCCATTTTCCCAGCCTCCTTCCTCACCTCTTGCAGCTGTTTCAGCACACTCAGAACCAACGAGTCTcgctccagctgctgcttcaaTTCAGTAAATTCCGCAATGGCCACATTCAGATCTTGCCGGACCTAGAACAGCAGCACAGACGTCAAGCCTTCAGCAGTTCATTTACAGTAAGCAAAGGCTATGAGAGCCATTTCTATTTCAAAAGTAACACCGACATGACAACACCAGCGTGCTGCCTGAAACGCACGTACCTCCCAAAGTTACAAACAACACCTAAGGTTATTATAACGGAAACAAATTAGAAGGAAAAAAGGTTCTATTTCCCCAGTGTATTTACCTAGTGCAGTTGACAGAAATGTGTATATATTCAGTTTGTCTGTATGATCAGACTGTTTTAACCTCACTAGAAAGACCCTTTTAAACAGCAGAGGAGAAGAAAAACTCGTaaagaaaacccccaaacaaacaaacaaacaaaaagcattaTTGTAcgggaatttttgaaaaaaagtagAACATGGCGATATCAAATTGCAGATCTTTGAATGAAATCCCAGAGTGCCTTTAACAATTCTCTACTTTTAAATGAGATAAATGTCAATTTGAACTTAGCCGAAAGTAGTTTAACTATACATTTTAAACGCTTCCATAGGCATGCAAGATCAATAGACGtgtttcccttttttttaaaaaagatcccCAAActgttaaataaacaaacaacaatcTCTTGCATTGTTTGTACCTTAAATACTGCAGCACTAGGAACCCAAAGCTGAAATTGACTACAGACAAGTGTAACTGACGTCACTGATTGTTATTGTATACCCTGAGATACATAaattaaataacaggagtacttgtggcaccttagagactaacaaatttattagagcataagctttcgtgggctacaacccaaagtgggttgtagcccacgaaagcttatgctctaataaatttgttagtctctaaggtgccacaagtactcctgttatttttgaggatacagactaacacggctgctactctgaaacctataaattAAATACACAGCAACAAATAAACAGAGACAAGTAAAGTGGATGTTTAAGATTCTCTCACTTTTAACATAGCATAACTGGTATCAGATGTAAAAGTTATTTTCACATCGTATGATTTTTGAGTTGATCACTCTCCATTgcgaagaaaaaaatccagatttaTATCCCACCTGCATTAGAGCCTTTCTAACTTACCTTTCAAAGCCAGGGTGGCAAGGCAGAGGCCAGCTAAGAGAATTAGTCCAGGGGTATAGATAGGacgacacacacaaaaaatataagCAGGCCACGGGAAGGACAGTCTTGCACTCAATATACAGAAAATCtgggctcaattcccagctctgcacagaatCTTctgtgccataggactctttgttgctttttacagatccagactaacacggctacccctctgattcttggcCAAGGTCATTccacttctttgtgcctcagtttccccatcagcaaaATAAGAATGATTCCTCCCTATCTCAATGCGGAGAGGCTTAGAAGATAAATGCATTAATATACTCGAGGGGCTCCGAAACTACTGTGATGAGCACCACGGAAAACCATTCAGCTACATAATTACTGAATAAGCTATAGCCCGCCCTTTATTTATATCCCAGGTCTGATACATCATACATCGGTATGTTTCAGTCAAGGGCACTCTTTATAAGAGGCGGGGATTCATCCTGGAATCCTTAGCCAAgatcctcctcccctgccttcctGTGCTGCGCATCAGTGGAGTTGTACTGCTTTGGGATGATGCAGGATGAAAGCTGCTAGATACAGATAAAGTGAAACCGCTGCTGCGTCACCTCATTTTCGATCCTGGATTTCAGTAGGTCGATGTTGCCGGACAGACTGTCCACTTGTGACACCAAGTCCTCAGCGCTCTGCATGCTCGGGAGGAACTCGTTATACTTCTTGTTAATCATGTTGCAGACTTCACCCTAGGTAGAAGGGATGGACTCAGCATCAGAAAAACAAACACCCATagcgttgccaactctgactgaagctattccagggacattttttttccaatatgACATAATGTCATGTTCTTAAAATAGCCTATTAAAACCTCCCAggttgctttcaatagtcaccaagAGATTGATGCCGATtgtgggagactccaggccaatcctggagaggGTTGGCAACCCCAAACACCCACAGAGAGACACCCCAAGGCCGTGGCCACGGGGCCaaagcctcccacccccatcgcaGCCCTCTCTGCAGCCCGACCTCGTTGAGATGG
The DNA window shown above is from Emys orbicularis isolate rEmyOrb1 chromosome 15, rEmyOrb1.hap1, whole genome shotgun sequence and carries:
- the LOC135889232 gene encoding centromere/kinetochore protein zw10 homolog, with amino-acid sequence MINKKYNEFLPSMQSAEDLVSQVDSLSGNIDLLKSRIENEVRQDLNVAIAEFTELKQQLERDSLVLSVLKQLQEVRKEAGKMASDRKVFLYFVPLTSSWVSIVNK
- the LOC135889233 gene encoding centromere/kinetochore protein zw10 homolog translates to MINKKYNEFLPSMQSAEDLVSQVDSLSGNIDLLKSRIENEVRQDLNVAIAEFTELKQQLERDSLVLSVLKQLQEVRKEAGKMASDRKVFLYFVPLTSSWVSIVNK